In a single window of the Fusarium falciforme chromosome 3, complete sequence genome:
- a CDS encoding HET domain-containing protein, producing MFVGKERRIQKRLIQDCIAKHSACQTSDSTSFLPSRLIDVRAYPDVRLILQNEISANGQKDQRYVALSYCWGTRMPETGKATTDKLETLRKGIELSQLPATPRDAIKLTNLLGIPFLWVDSLCILQDDKQDWAREASLMSKVYSRAYITIAAGASDHCDGGFIKASYSKKDLPVPRRGGYGMEWDFTTPAEEPNPWIRSFFRNPLFSRGWVLQERELSPRILYFTTTHVVWECREEVCSYIRPLNRLSSLKIKYLDLDHFSSAWPFRCFDVPPDGKGFAMVRSGRAWPEKATLVRFKTWQSMIEDYSRRRLTVPTDKLPAIDGLAMEVQKLLQCDYLAGLWRGNLMRDLLWEKAGPEVMHAALDSSVYYAPSWSWALTNFPIIFRHDADDDDAEILDAGVTKNETGDGLVSGFIRMRARVLEVPKSHSICFTPDNIEKEPREICTVCILRTREMREEQWGGREGQQLVQGYRPAGGRGLMLEAVKGSDSEYRRVGTVAWVPIEMLEGVEYQEFSII from the coding sequence ATGTTCGTGGGAAAGGAACGAAGAATACAGAAGCGGCTGATACAAGACTGCATCGCCAAACATAGCGCATGTCAGACCTCAGACTCTACATCTTTTCTACCATCACGACTCATCGACGTTCGAGCGTATCCGGATGTTCGTCTAATTCTACAAAATGAGATATCCGCCAATGGACAAAAAGACCAAAGATATGTGGCTCTGAGCTACTGCTGGGGAACACGTATGCCAGAGACGGGCAAAGCGACAACAGACAAGCTGGAAACTCTCCGGAAAGGAATCGAACTTTCGCAACTTCCAGCAACACCACGAGATGCAATCAAGCTTACGAATCTACTTGGAATTCCCTTTCTTTGGGTCGATTCACTGTGCATCCTCCAAGACGACAAGCAAGACTGGGCGAGAGAAGCTTCTCTTATGAGCAAAGTCTACTCGAGAGCGTACATCACCATTGCGGCAGGGGCTTCAGACCACTGTGATGGCGGGTTCATCAAGGCTTCGTATTCCAAGAAGGACTTGCCTGTCCCCCGAAGAGGAGGCTACGGGATGGAGTGGGACTTTACGACGCCTGCTGAAGAACCAAACCCTTGGATTCGGTCTTTCTTTAGGAATCCACTCTTTTCTAGGGGATGGGTGCTTCAAGAGCGCGAGTTGTCACCTCGGATTCTCTACTTTACGACTACCCACGTCGTCTGGGAGTGCAGAGAGGAAGTTTGCTCGTACATCCGCCCTCTAAACCGCCTGTCAAGCCTGAAGATCAAGTATCTCGACCTGGACCACTTCTCTTCGGCCTGGCCTTTCCGTTGCTTCGATGTTCCTCCTGATGGCAAGGGATTTGCCATGGTACGATCTGGCCGAGCATGGCCAGAGAAAGCGACGTTGGTCCGCTTCAAGACGTGGCAGTCCATGATTGAGGATTACTCACGGCGGCGCTTGACAGTCCCAACTGATAAGCTCCCTGCTATTGATGGTCTTGCGATGGAGGTACAAAAGCTTCTGCAGTGTGATTACCTCGCTGGACTTTGGAGGGGGAATTTGATGAGGGATCTGCTCTGGGAGAAGGCTGGGCCTGAAGTGATGCATGCGGCACTCGATTCATCCGTATACTACGCGCCTTCATGGTCTTGGGCCTTGACAAACTTTCCAATCATTTTCAGGCATGATgcggatgatgacgatgctgaGATCCTTGATGCGGGTGTCACGAAGAACGAGACTGGAGATGGGCTAGTCTCGGGGTTCATCCGCATGCGCGCGAGGGTACTTGAGGTACCCAAGAGCCACTCGATTTGCTTCACTCCTGACAATATCGAGAAAGAGCCCAGAGAAATATGCACAGTCTGCATCTTACGAACAAGGGAGATGCGGGAGGAACAGTGGGGGGGTAGAGAAGGACAGCAGCTAGTACAAGGTTATCGACCAGCAGGTGGACGAGGTCTAATGCTTGAAGCGGTCAAAGGAAGTGATTCAGAGTATAGACGCGTGGGAACCGTTGCGTGGGTGCCTATCGAGATGTTGGAAGGTGTCGAGTATCAAGAGTTTTCCATCATTTAA
- a CDS encoding N-acetyltransferase domain-containing protein yields MRSFSLSANMEDKLDSLIIPPRNSSTSTMLSWALNTLSQVWPPAPKFTEKDVPDQSGKVFIVTGASAGVGKELARILFSLNAKVYLASRTENKVNEAIAHIRSAVPKSTGDLVFLPVNLEDLDSVKEAAASFLQKETRLDALWNNAGVMRPPEGSKSKQGYELQLGVNCIASFLFTQLLTPALAEAAKREPPGSVRVLWVASSAAELFSPHGGVDMDNLDFKRNVFTGEKYGMSKGGMVLLSQEYARRHQKDGIISVSMNPGNLKTELRRHLHWIVATFFGWMSWDPVYGAYTELFAGFSPDISPENSGCWVIPWGRIAPVREDIRASAENGLGEKFWDWDIGDPPFTSDELTLERATPQDIPAIKAIVDAAYTKYIERIGKPPAPMTTDYEKVLQSHDVFVLRKKEDNVIVGSTVLGHQQGSNAVKINNLVVDVTAQGRGYGGVLMRYATEFAKSRGCSALELFTNVKMWENLGLYAKMGFVETERKTDEGYERVYFRKDL; encoded by the exons ATGAGGTCATTCTCACTCAGCGCCAACATGGAAGATAAACTTGATTCTCTCATCATTCCACCACGCAACTCATCGACTTCAACAATGCTCAGCTGGGCACTAAATACATTGAGCCAGGTCTGGCCTCCAGCACCTAAATTCACCGAAAAAGATGTGCCAGATCAATCCGGCAAG GTCTTTATCGTCACTGGCGCGTCAGCTGGAGTAGGCAAGGAATTGGCTCGCATTCTCTTTTCGCTCAACGCAAAGGTGTATCTCGCTTCTAGAACCGAGAACAAAGTAAATGAAGCAATCGCGCACATCCGTTCTGCAGTTCCAAAGTCCACGGGCGACCTGGTCTTTTTGCCTGTTAACCTGGAAGACCTGGACAGCGTCAaagaagcagcagcgtcATTCCTGCAGAAGGAAACTCGTCTCGATGCGCTGTGGAACAACGCCGGCGTAATGAGGCCGCCCGAGGGCTCCAAGTCGAAGCAAGGCTACGAACTCCAGCTAGGCGTCAACTGCATCGCTTCTTTCCTCTTCACGCAGCTTCTGACGCCAGCTTTggctgaggctgccaagCGTGAGCCGCCGGGCTCTGTGCGAGTCTTGTGGGTTGCTTCCTCGGCTGCTGAATTGTTCTCTCCTCATGGAGGCGTGGACATGGACAATCTGGACTTCAAGAGGAATGTGTTTACCGGAGAGAAGTATGGAATGAGCAAAGGAGGCATGGTCCTGCTTTCACAAGAGTATGCACGACGCCATCAAAAGGACGGCATCATCAGTGTT TCCATGAACCCTGGAAATCTCAAGACTGAACTGCGACGTCATTTGCATTGGATTGTCGCCACCTTCTTTGGCTGGATGAGCTGGGATCCGGTGTACGGCGCCTACACGGAGCTGTTTGCGGGATTCTCGCCAGACATTTCGCCCGAGAACTCTGGCTGCTGGG TTATTCCTTGGGGACGGATCGCCCCAGTTCGCGAAGACATCCGCGCTTCAGCAGAGAACGGTCTGGGAGAGAAGTTTTGGGATTG GGACATAGGTGATCCTCCTTTCACGTCTGATGAGCTCACACTTGAGAGGGCAACACCTCAAGATATTccagccatcaaggccataGTCGATGCGGCATACACTAAGTACATTGAGCGCATCGGCAAACCACCAGCCCCAATGACAACAGACTACGAAAAAGTCCTTCAATCCCACGACGTCTTTGTCCTACGGAAGAAAGAAGACAACGTCATAGTCGGCTCCACCGTTCTTGGCCACCAGCAAGGCTCCAACGCAGTAAAGATCAACAATCTGGTCGTCGATGTGACGGCACAAGGGCGCGGGTATGGAGGCGTGCTCATGCGCTATGCAACTGAGTTTGCAAAGTCGCGGGGATGTTCTGCTCTAGAATTGTTTACGAATGTCAAGATGTGGGAGAATCTTGGACTTTATGCCAAGATGGGGTTTGTGGAGACGGAGAGGAAGACGGATGAGGGCTACGAGCGGGTGTACTTTCGCAAGGACTTGTGA
- a CDS encoding Epimerase domain-containing protein has translation MPSAIVTGATGILGREIVKELCSRPEEWSTIYAMSRSKKEDFGPRVKHVHLDLTAAAETMSDDLKDVDADYVFFAAYLQQDSEEDSTRVNGDMLNAFCKALEITGCASTIKRFVLVTGAKNYGVHLGRVKIPMQETDPWLPEPPFPPNFYYRQQRILHEFCEKHSIEWNVTYSNEVFGFAKGNFMNFGSAIAIYAAVSKELGDELVFPGSEEFYTNATVFTDAGLHAQFSRWAALEPRAANETFNVVNGDVESWMNLWPRVAKYFGLKVPADQFLRDAPLASERPLQPEPPASVLAKEMGLQDRVPQSYIRQRIDLVKWSQTEQVQNAWKKMADREGLDPSALNKASWAFAGFAWGRDYNVVLNMTKSRKLGWTGYLDSWENLESIFDTLQKEKVIPKM, from the exons ATGCCTTCAGCTATTGTCACCGGTGCCACGG GCATCCTTGGCCGAGAGATTGTCAAGGAACTCTGCAGCAGACCCGAAGAATGGAGCACCATCTACGCCATGTCTcgctccaagaaggaggacttTGGCCCTAGGGTCAAGCACGTCCACCTTGACTTGACGGCCGCAGCCGAGACCATGTCAGATGACCTCAAGGACGTTGACGCAGACTATGTCTTCTTTGCTGCCTATTTGCAGCAGGATTCGGAGGAAGATAGCACCCGCGTGAATG GCGATATGCTCAATGCCTTTTGCAAGGCCCTCGAGATCACCGGATGTGCATCAACCATCAAGCGTTTTGTCCTCGTCACCGGAGCCAAGAACTACGGAGTTCATCTTGGTCGAGTGAAGATTCCTATGCAAGAGACTGATCCATG GCTTCCTGAGCCACCATTTCCTCCCAACTTCTACTACCGCCAACAGCGCATTCTGCATGAGTTCTGTGAGAAGCACAGCATAGAGTGGAACGTCACTTATTCCAACGAAGTTTTTGGGTTCGCCAAGGGCAATTTCATGAACTTTGGCAGCGCAATTGCCATCTACGCCGCTGTGTCCAAGGAACTCGGGGACGAACTTGTGTTCCCTGGGTCTGAAGAGTTCTACACCAACGCAACCGTCTTCACTGACGCTGGCCTACACGCGCAGTTTTCCCGTTGGGCGGCTCTGGAGCCTCGGGCAGCTAACGAGACCTTTAACGTCGTGAATGGCGACGTGGAGTCGTGGATGAACCTGTGGCCTCGCGTCGCAAAATATTTCGGCCTCAAAGTTCCTGCTGACCAGTTCCTCCGGGATGCCCCCCTCGCGTCAGAGAGGCCGCTGCAGCCAGAACCACCAGCGTCGGTCCTTGCCAAGGAAATGGGCCTACAGGATCGTGTGCCTCAGAGCTACATCCGCCAACGCATTGATCTCGTCAAGTGGTCTCAGACTGAACAAGTGCAGAATGcttggaagaagatggcggaCCGAGAAGGACTAGATCCCTCGGCTCTGAACAAGGCGTCGTGGGCTTTTGCTGGATTCGCTTGGGGTCGAGACTACAACGTCGTCTTGAACATGACCAAGTCTCGAAAGCTGGGGTGGACTGGGTATCTTGACAGTTGGGAGAATCTGGAGTCTATCTTTGATACCCTTCAGAAGGAAAAAGTCATCCCAAAGATGTAA
- a CDS encoding NAD(P)-bd-dom domain-containing protein yields the protein MGKHALVLGGHGKVAQILTQVLLRNSWTVTSVIRTKDQVPQIESLAPAGENNLNVLVHSIEDVQDVSQAKGLLSKVKPDVVVWSAGAGGKGAPERTFAIDRDAAINFIKAAVETPTINKFILISYLACRQRPPHWWNDSSWKYAQEMQGGYLKNYCKAKLAADEILLQEASKRADFVGISLRPGMLSDEPTGHVELGKTKGSEGNVSRASVAETAVSLLNHEEVQTCWLDMLDGDQDAEAAVDSVVKNRDNAAEGEDVSLV from the exons ATGGGTAAACACGCTCTTGTACTCGGTGGCCACGGGAAAGTGGCCCAGATTCTGACGCAGGTGCTGCTAAGAAACTCATGGACTGTTACGAGTGTTATCCGGACAAAGGATCAAGTGCCTCAGATCGAGAGCTTGGCACCTGCAGGAGAGAATAACTTGAACGTCCTTGTTCACAGCATCGAGGATGTCCAAGACGTCTCTCAGGCCAAAGGTCTCCTCTCCAAAGTGAAGCCTGACGTTGTGGTCTGGAGCGCCGGTGCCGGTGGGAAGGGTGCACCTGAACGA ACGTTTGCTATTGATCGAGATGCCGCCATCAACTTCATCAAGGCCGCTGTCGAAACGCCCACTATCAACAagttcatcctcatctcctaTCTGGCCTGCCGTCAAAGGCCCCCTCACTGGTGGAACGACTCATCATGGAAATACGCTCAAGAGATGCAAGGCGGATATCTCAAGAACTACTGCAAGGCAAAATTGGCTGCAGATGAGATTTTGCTCCAAGAAGCATCCAAGCGAGCCGACTTTGTAGGGATAAGTCTCCGACCTGGCATGTTGTCAGATGAACCAACAGGGCATGTTGAATTGGGGAAGACCAAGGGATCGGAGGGCAACGTGAGTCGTGCATCAGTGGCAGAAACCGCCGTTTCGCTGCTGAATCACGAAGAGGTGCAAACGTGCTGGTTGGATATGCTTGACGGTGATCAAgatgctgaggctgctgttgaCAGCGTTGTGAAGAACCGAGACAACGCGGCCGAGGGTGAGGACGTTTCCTTGGTGTAG